From the genome of Nicotiana sylvestris chromosome 1, ASM39365v2, whole genome shotgun sequence:
TGCATCCAAATTAAAAATTTCTGATTCATTATCTTCATTTTCCACCACTGTGGAAAAGGGTGTccataaaaattaaaaagattAAATCTTTTCCATTTATCAAAACCATACAGGTGAAATTTGAGGTGGGGTTTTTATTGGGTGTCCATAAATGTGAAAATATTGGATTTTTTTTTGGTTCTCTAAATTGGGTATGCAGGTAGCTACTGGAAAGTGAGAAAATCTGAACTTGGATAGGTTATTCTTGGATAAATACAGATAAAGAGATTTCTTGCTGGTCCTCTTGCCATTAGGAGATAAAAGATTATTGCTTTAAGAATGTAATATGCATAGAGCAACAAAAAATAGAATTATAGAGAAACTAAAGTAACAGTTATTGATAGCAATAGAAGCATACCTCAAGGAGCACGGAAGATTGTAAAGAGAAGCAGGAATGGCGGGAAAAGAGTGGTGAAAGTAGGGACCCACTGAAAACCCCATCTATGGAGGAAGGGGTATAAAGGGTTTGGTAATAGTGAGGAAGATGTTGGTAGGAGGGATGAAGAATTTGGGATAaaagttaaaaattaaaattaagccACATGGTAGTAGTTGGAGTTAATCAGATTGATTAGagatttattaatttaaacaaaggTCTGTTAAGTCAATAGGGGTTTATTTAGCCCAAAAGTGTAACGACAAAGGGCTTAATCGAGCCAAACTTCTAACGGAGGGTAAATCTAGACTTTTTCGCAAAGTACAAGGATAATCTGAACCTTTTCCCTTGTATTTATGTCTTTATTCCAATGTATCACAAGATTTATTTTGAATGCATAGTGAGCGACTGTCTTGAATCTTTATTATTCCCTGTACTGCTGCTTATTCAATTCTTTGAGGGGATATGAAGCAAGGGTAATCTTGGCGCACTGCTTGATATTGTTATGTATTGGACCAGACTGACATCCGTATGTTTCTTGTTTTAGGTGATAAAAGTAAATCCCAGAGAACTGAACCCATATTTGAAGGATGGTGGAGGTGGTTATCCTGATGATTCAGAAGGAACAAATACTGGTGGTAGCCAACTTCTATCTACTGCTGTTATTGGCGATGGAGGTGCAAGTTGGAGGCTCAAAGCCTTGAGACGAGCTCAAGAACAAGCAGATCGTGAAGGACGGAAGCTTGATGAGGTTGGCATTTCAGTGTTTGTCTTGCCCTTCTATTGCGGCCACTTTCTAACTTTTACAGTTACAGGTGGCAGCAGAACGCTGGGGCTCACTTGGTCAGCTTGCTGTTTCTGTGGCTTCTGGTAAAGCTGCACCTACCCGTGCTCATCTTCATGCTATCAACGATAGGAGGCGAGGGTTAATGGATGACAAAGAAGCTGTTGCAGACAAAAGAAATCAGACTTATGCTAGAAAGGTAAAGTCAGATGTGAGCCGGTGAATTTACTATTAGACGACAGTTAGTTGCTTTGTATTTCTGTGGTTTCTCTTTACAGTTTACGCTTGTACGTTTGTAATTTTAGTTCTTGATGGAGTGACATCTGAATATCAAgtttttattaaattaattttggcttttttttaaaacaattatgcAGTAGTCTCATTTCTAAGAATCTGTGCCTTGATCCTTTTAAATTCAGAAGGAAAATGGTGTAGTTTCCTTTACTAAGAGGAAACGACAATTTGGCTGTTTTTGTGCTATGTTTTATTGGTCTTACTTGTCTCATAAACATGTGTTTGCAGGACGCATCCGCTGGTCATTCTAAAATGCGAATGCCCAACCCTAAAAATTCTTTATCATGGCgcaaagagaaaaatcaaaatatatCCAATGCTGATCCGGGGCTTATTGCCACTGCAATTTCTAGTGTAAATAAATTTTCCAACGACGGAAATTTTATGCGTGAATTTATGCATGAAAAGAGTGGTGATCCCAGTCGTGCTCGTGATTCTTCAAATCCAAGGTTTGGAGTCTCGGAATCAAAACCAGATTTACCAATATATGAGAAAACAAGTGAAGATAGAACAAATATCAAACCAGCCTTGACTGCAAATCAATTAGCTGCAAAAGTGATGCAGCTTCGCATGAGAGGGATGCACGATGAAGCAGAAAAACTTCTGGTGAGCAATAATTCATTCTCTTCTGTAGATTATTCAAATAGCACGACGGTTAGTCAAGACCATTTTATTTCAAGTAACATCACTGATATTTGATGTTGCAGGCCTTTTAAAACGCATCAGTAGTTTGTAACGGGTCATCTGCTTTGTCTATTGGTCGTAGGTTCCTAAATGATTCATCTTTCCTAGATCTTGTTCTCTTAGCTAGTATCGTTTTTATTCTAAATTGACAGTCAAGACCATGTGTGTTTCAAGTAACATCACTGATATTTGATGTTGCTGGCCTTTTAAAACGCACCAATAGTTTGTAATGTGTCATCTGCTTTATCTATTGGTCATAGGTGCCAAAAATGATTCATCTTTCCTAGATCTTATTTTCTTAGCTAGTATTGTttttattctaaattgatagCTAGATCAGTCTGTAAATTTCTTTCTTTGCCGCTTTCTCGAAACTAGTGACATTGTTAAAGCATCTCCATGTTGGGCAGCTTGCCGTTTCTTAAGCAAATTACTAGGGGGGGTTTATTATAAGACTTAACGACACTTAGTCTCGAGCGGACTGTGTAGGCTCCATGATTGTATTCAACTTATAGTGTATCACTTTCTTTTTCAGAAAGACGCAGAGGAGatgaaaatgaaacaaactgCTAATGATGTATCGAGCAGACCACCAATTCATGGGAGCACAAGCAGGTATTTTATATCTGAATTGTCAGTTGTGGCTTTCTTGACTTGATGAATagttctttttatctttttgatCTCAATGCCTACCAGCATGCTGAATGTACTGGCTCTTATCCTTTATTTAGATATGTGATGCATGGCCTATCTGCTCGGCAAAATAAGAAAATGGAGGATGCTGATGTGCATCTTGCTCAGAAGATAGTGCAAAACAAACAATATAGTACGTACGGTCAGGCAGATGATGAGTATGATTATGATGATGGGCCGAGGAGAAAGTCCCGGAAAAAAGTAGGAATGGAGAATCAGAAATCTCTTGAGGTAGCTCATCATGCAAGGCGCGTTTTGACTCAGCAAGAGAGATGCCAATTCTGCTTTGAGAATCCAACAAGACCAAAGCACTTGGTGGTTGCCATTGCAAATTTCACTTACTTATCACTGCCAGTTTGGCAGCCGATTGTCCCAGGTCATTGCTGCATCTTGACAATGCAGGTGACTTTGAGCCCTTTTCTGGTCATATATCTGTAGGTTATCTTTTTCGTTCGTTCTTGTGTATAATTAAACAACTAATTGAATTTCGAAGAAATAATCTTTAGTGTGCTATCTTCTTGGGTAGAATGCCGTATTAGCAATATGGAGATCCATGTTCTTATTTGTCCGTGTTACTGCATTTCAAGAAATCATTTACATCAGAAGAAAATGTTTTCTGTTGTGGAAGATATGTGAGGACGTTGTTGCTGCCAAAATTCTTGTTATATCGCTATCTTTGCTCCCAATCCTCTGTTTTTTGTCATAATGACCTTTGCTTGCTCTCTGAACAGCATGAATCAGCTACAAGATCTTTGGATGATAATGTCTGGGAGGAGTTTAGGAATTTCAAGAAATGCCTCATAATGATGTTTGCAAAGCAGGAGAAGGATCTTATTTTTCTTGAGACTGTGATGGGTTTGGCCCGGCAAAAGCGGCATTGTTTGATCGAGTGCATTCCTATGCCCAAGGAAGTTGCGAAGCAGGGACCTCTGTACTTTAAGAAGGTTTGCAAAACCATCCTATAAGTCGGCCATTTTATTATTTTAGCTACTGTCTATCAAGTTTTGGTTTGGAATGAGTTGGGATTTCTCTGTTGGGATCTAGAAATTGCCTAGACTTCCTAATTGTGCTATGAAGGTGGTTTTGACAAAGCATCTGAAGATTACCAGTTGTCTTTTAGTCAATATGATTAGAAAGTGGTCGGAAACTGTGAAATATGAAATGTCGTTAGGATCAGTGCTAGTAAGTCCCACTTCTTGGTCTTTCTACTCTTAACAAGTCATAGGATGTACTAGGCTTATTTGGTGGAAGCTAATGTTCTCACAATTGCATCTCTTCTTTTTAGCTAAATGCTTATGTATCGATGCGAAAGAAAACATAGAACTGTCTCTTGGCTCTTAATAGTAGACCCTATGGATATTCAGAATCAAGCTTAGGATTTGTTTCTCGCTAAGAATGAAGATTGGCATAGCGTGCTAGAGATACTCGTGGTTACACTTCCATTCACGCTCATACTTGTGCTTTCCCTTTCTTCTATGCCCTATTTGTTGCTATGTCATTGTATTAGTGTTCTTTTCTACACTTGCTCCTAACAAATATTCACTGTAGGCAATTGATGAAGCAGAAGATGAATGGAGTCAACACAATGCTAAGAAGCTCATAGATACAAGTGTGAAAGGGTTGCGGTCCTCAATTCCAAAGGATTTTCCATACTTCCACGTTGAATTCGGCTTAAACAAGGGGTTCGTTCATGTAATTGACGATGAAACACAGTTCAATAGCAGCTTTGGCCTCAATGTGGTAAGAGGAATGTTGAAGTTGCCACCTGAAGACATGCATCAGCAGCGTCGGAAGCGTGAATCAGTGGAGACACAGAGACAAGCTGTTGCTAGTTTTATTCGAGATTGGCAGCCTTTTGACTGGACTAAACAGCTCGACTGACAACACATTAGATGTATGATATCTGTACTCTGGATATAAATTTGTTATCCACATGTCGGTGTAGATTGTGTTTGTAAAGGAGGTAGCGAGTGAGTAATCATACTCTCTGTATCAGTATTCTTGCGTGATTGTGACGCTAATAATTTGGTTTTAATCCTGGAAATGTAAATTCATCTGGAATTTTTTATCGTGGAAAGGAAATGGAAACGATATGATTAAAGCCTCGCAGAAGAGTAGCCATAGGAAATGACAGTAAGAGGGCCTATTGCATTGGAATTATCCCGGTCTTCTATGGAGCATTATCTAGTAATTGAAGGAGGTAGTTTTATGCCGAGTCAGAGCTAAGATTTCAAGCTTATGGGTTCGAGATTTTAGTTGTTAAtcaataatttatacatatttaatgaatttcttaAGATAAATATATGGTTTGAACCAAAGTTATTGTGTTTGGCCAAACCCGTTTCCGGCACTCTTGCTCCGCCCTGGTTCTAAGTATTTTTATCTATATAGGATAGGGTTAGTGTAGCTTTGGAACTTCAACTATTGGTAGGACACTTAATTAGTTATTAGAATTCCATGCAAATTGAAGTTGGACAGACGTAAGTTTTAATGTTACAATTGTATCCAATAGGTATTTagtttttttgaaataaatattttaattttaaagGGCATAAAACTCATTCAATGTTTTAGTCATTCAATATTTAGCATAGAAGATATAGATTATCTGCACTAATTTATTTCCCCGTTTCCAAATATAATTAGGAAAAAATAATTCCTTTTCCAAATagaaatagaaaagaaacaaaaaaactaTAAATATTTAGGTACAGTAAATAGCCCTCCTCACACAACAACTTACCACGTATGATAGCAGACATCGTAATGTCAAAGAAGAAAGTTCAAAAGAGGCTAGCCATTAAAGGTGAAACATCCATTGATGTTCCAACTGATACCATCTTTTTCATACTTACTAGGCTTCCAGTTAAATCTTTGTTACGTTTTAAATCTGTTTCTAAAGCATGGAATGCTATAATCTGTGACGATGAATTCACAAAAATTCACCATCATCAAACCAAAGCGTTAGGCCGCAAAAAGCTATTGGTACAAAGACCTACTGGTTATTTCAACTTTAGAGACCTCGAAAATCCTCAATTAATTTTGATGGAAAGACAATTATTTCCTCTAAAAAGGTTACAACAATGTGCTGAAATCATGTGCTCATGTGATGGTTTGGTACTTATTAAGGACCATAAGTCCTATAATGAGTATGTTTTGTGGAATCCATCTACCACAAAATATCGAGTTCTTGAATTATGTCCTTATTTGAACCTGGACAACGAATGCCCAAAAGCTTGTGGATTGTGCAATGATTCTAATCTTGACGACTACAAGGTTATTGTGATATGTAAATTGTTTTATGTTGTCTACTCTTTGAATAAGGGTTGTTGGAAAAGAAAACAAGTTTCCCTTGTCCACTTCTATCAGCTATTAGTTATTGCTATCGGGGGATTAGCGTTGAAGGTTGTGTATTTTGGTCTCTGAGTTGGGGATCAATCAGCGATTATGTAGATATTAGAACTTCTATAATTATATACTATGACGTGAAATCAGATGACGTGAAAAAACTTCCAATGCCAGAATTCGTGAGTGTGAAGGATATATTTGTTTTGACTAGTTTAAAAGGTTGTCTTAGTTTATATGGTGGCACATACTACAATGAAGGATTGGACATATGGATTATGGAACAAGATGGTTGGAAATTATTAATGAAAATTTACAACTTGCCCACAATTTGCATACCGTTTTTATGTAATATGAAGCTTTTGTGGTGCAGTGAAAATGGTGAAATTTTCTTCCATGGACAGTCGATGAATCAACTTGTCATCTATCATCCTAAACAGAAACAATTTGTTACTGTTTCATTACCTGATATGTCCAGAGATTTCAAGTCTCCCCTGCCGTCAATATGTTTGGACAGTTTCTATTTTCCAAAGGTCGAGGGGCGGAAGGGGGTTTAAAATCTTTGTAAGGTCATTGGTTCAATTTgcagaaggggagccttggcttaactggtaaagttgttgtcatatgaccaggaggtcacgggttcaagccgtggaaacaacctaTTGCAAATAAGGCtgcgtacgatagacccttgtgATCCGTCCCTTCTCCGGATCCTGCGCATAGCTGAAGCTTAGTGCACCGAGCTGCCCTTTATTGGTTCAGTTTGCGCTGGCCTTTTATTTTGACCCCTTAGTGTTAATCATGCCTCCGCCACTGCTGTTAAGGGTGGTGTGAGCAAGAGAATTTATCAAATCAGCCAGCCAATATTGTTAAATTCTTAGCTGATTTATAAGGCTGCAAGTTGATCTTTCTACTTCTTGGTCTAAAAATTCACtcctgttataaatatattatattatggatgttcatttagtactccgttgtaaatagcttcctgaagaagcttatccatatgggactccaccgtaaatatgtttatctatttagtactatattggaaataagcttcctgaagaagcttatcacttcggtacccggttatggataaacattacccccagtagaagtttatccataccgggtataataagcttatcttttcagtacccggttatggataaacattacccccggtagaagattatccataccggatataataagcttatccattcaatactccgttatggataaatattgctctcagtagaagattatccatatctggtacagcagcagcttacacagcagcttgtagtaacagcttacacatcagcttataatagcttacactgcagcttgtagtagcagcttacacagcagcttgtagtagcagcttacagagcagcttcctttcttctataaatagaagagatttcagttcattatgtacattagtttgaattcgaataatatatcagtttctctctatacttgtctttactttatagtctttattttataacacgttatcagcacgagactctgccatctcgagcaaatattttgagaatatctgaggtaagaactttcttttcctaaataatgtcaaatctttctaaacttgaatttgtagctcTGGATATATCGAGAAAAAGCTACATGttttgggtgcttgatgctgaaattcatcttgatgcgatgggtctggcagacaccatcaaagacacaaatcaggcatcaaaccaaaaccgtgccaaagcaatgatattcctacgccatcaccttgatgagagcctgaaaatggaatatcttactgttaaagatccagtcatactgtgaaataatttgaaatatagatatgaccacctgaagatggtcgttcttccacaagcacgatatgattggactcatctaaggtttaaatctatcagtgagtataattctgctatgttcagaattatttcccaattgaagttatgtggtgataatattgctgatcatgatatgttggagaaaactttcaccacttttcatgcctcgaatatgctcctgcagcagcaatatcgagagatgagatttaaaaagtattctgaacttatctaacatcttcttatagccgagcaacacaatgggctattaatgaaaaatcatgaaagccgacctactagttcttgtccattccctgaagtgaatgagacgaacttccaccaggctaaacgtggaaaaggtcgtggccccagtcgtggtcatggtcgtggtcgggaaagaaactctaatcatggtaataataatgcaccaaagaacactcctcaccaccagcagtggaaaaggaaggaacaaaagcatgaagcggtgcaagcaccaaatgcagaaaatgcatgctatagatgtggagaaaaagggcactggtcacgtacctgtcgtacgccaaagcacctggttgagctttatcaagcctccctaaagaagacagagaaaaatgctgaagcaaattttatttttgaagataatttagacttcatgcatttggatgtaactgattaccttgcactcccagaaggagaaacaagtcatgtaatcagTGGtaaatctgtagaaatgtaaatattttaattcttgttatttgtaatagatagtatggttatgtaattgttgtacataaagaaatattatgatttgataatgatgtttactataatatatcttgtttatgtcattttgaagaatatggataacattattagatcaacctaaactctagcagagtttgcaagaaatatacaaccacaagaagtggttatatttcgtatatcttattgtaattatattttgttaactaccagaagtggtatatgcctatgatcaccagaagtgataatttaggctttctatggttacaattgaagataagttacataaatattctctatattaaatgcacgcctcgatttgctcctgaagtagtaaatattttaaaagaagttgaggcatcacaatttgatgtgattaatgcgtattcagataattatgttcgatttcctgaaggatgggaacttttgataatattaatccattccctgaagtgaatgtgacaatactaataagtcgagtaaatatgaacgcgctcttggtgtgaatacattacaattcacctccagaagagttaatataattgagagaatatatactcaatatttcgtattttaaatttgctcctgaagaagtaacacaattgaaattgcctcctgaagtggaaaaatattatgaagaggagttttcgtgtgcttaaacaattgttttacattgtttatttgattgtgattttctctcatgacaccagcagtgtctgagcaatatttgatagtacaaaatgtatcaacaactcctgaagagctaaatgtttgcctaaagaatacatgacaccagtagtgccagataaatattagattgtggataataaatgaaggctctcgaagagcttatatacaaatatgtcattcatattatatgattatggtcaaaacatatgttgtagtaaacctgaagtttactaatacaaatgactatcatattgagactacaaatgattggaagattgataatcttcatgtttccacaatcatagggggtaaaataatatgtatgtgagaagttacctgccttattctttaatttgtactatatcatgtatcacagtaaaccagaagtttactaaagcaaaagtttatgccatagtaaaccagaagtttactaagagatagcacatgacatgataaacttgaagttttcatttgccatttttaaatgagctatttgagaattcagataagcatatactaaagaactagaagattcttcaggaattctcatgtgttgcttgttctcataatgaattgattataccagctaaagttgggactaagacccctgattctgaaatatataaaaggtgaatatgggcccgttcacctatcatgtgaaccacttataggtgcatatatgagatggttacatgtgtaattattgtcaacctgcagtttggcatttggaattgcttttctcgattaagagcataattttcagattatgaaatcaagacagttcatcttgataatgctggtttatatccaagctggtttagcattgaatacctcctattaatgtctaaaccattgcttatgagaacaaagcttcatgtgttggtctaagattttctaaattgcatatagcagcacttgtatgcatcagatcaacaatatatgataagtcctcccttcacaattggtttaggatcagaaaccaaatatttttactatcttttgttgcgtggtatatgattaatttctctaccataatacacaaagatatgtttcccaaagatgattggggatatatgttagtttttctaacatttgggggatggaataagcagttgaaaaatatgctatatgaatcgaattatcatgatcctcacttagaagataattcaagtcgaatgtcagaagcatttgctgatctaaaattaaatatcatatttcagctgcaaatgctcctattaaaattaaagtccctgaaggatagagtttactgtacgcatgaagcgtggtagaccaatcggttccaaaggtaacaatccttgaaaaatagtaggagctaatgatcaaaatgatcataatgaggaggaaatatgctctagaagagcccacgacataacatttcatgaaactcccgaaaaagtagtacctaaaaataaagaaagtgatgatatctccacaagttatgtcgcttcggaactgacacaaaatgatcgtcgacgatatatttaatacaatatagtgcacaatattgtaaacgattgtgaggatcggactagcagtccagacacttgaagatgtcgtaccatttagatacaagtcttaacctatatgacttatttggctaaatctatatgaagatccttgaaggattgaaaatgcccgaagcatataattcaaagtcttgagaaatgtactcgatcaaattataaagatctttgtacggtttaaagcaatctgtgcgcgtgtggtataatcgcctcagtaaatatttgctgaaagaaagttacataaattatgttatttgtccatgtatttttataaagaaaatgtcatcaaaatttgttacacttgctatttatgttggtgacataaatcttattggaactccggaagagctccaagagggtcttaaaaatacttttacatggacaaagtgtacccattaagtacaccaatgaatattcaatcacttgaagtgaataaggatccgttccaacctctagaagaggatgaggagctccttggtcctgaaatactctatctcggtgtagatggtgcacttatttatcttgctaatgctaacaaaagtggtgcataTCATATTGGtaatgcaggttatttatccgatacccataaagttcgatttcaaaccggcaagcagggaatgcatatgattgagattagtgattcattcgagaaacatgtgggttggaatgtaataaaagacccacaatattatacggagacaatgtttcatgcatagcactattaaagagaggatttataaaaggagatagaacgaagcacatttcaccaaaattattctacacacacgatcttcagaaaagtggtgacattgatgtgcaacaaatccgttcaagtaataatccagcagatttattcactaaatctttgccaacttcaacttttgagaagatggtatacaagattggaatgcggagactcaaatatttgaaacaaggttttcatcaggggagtaaaatacgcgatgcactctttttcccttactaaggttttttcccatggggttttccttataaggtttttaatgaggcacctaacaatgcgtactactaaatatgtgtactctttttccttcattagaattttttttcccacgtggtttttcctagtaaggttttaatgagacacattatcttgtaatgaacatccaagggggagtgttataaatatattatattatggatgttcatttagtactccgttgtaaataagcttcctaaagaagcttatccatatgagactccaccgtaaatatgtttatctatttagtactatattggaaataagcttcctgaagaagcttatcacttcggtacccggttatggataaacattacccccagtagaagtttatccataccgggtataataagcttatcttttcagtacccgattatggataaacattacccccggtagaagattatccataccggatataataagcttatccattcagtactccgttatggataaatattgctctcagtaggagattatccatatctgatacagcagcagcttacacaacagcttacacagcagcttattgtagcttacactgcagcttgtactagcagcttacacagcaacttatagtagcagcttacagagcagcttcctttcttctgtaaatagaagagatttcagttcattatgtacatcagtttgaattcgaataatatatcagtttctctctatacttgtctttactttatagtctttatttcataacaaCTCCTTTATTTTACGAGCTATTATTTTTCATTCTACATTGGTCCAGTTTTTGAATGGAATATAGAACTCTATGCAGTACATCTTTATCAGAATCTTTCTCAGATTTTCTCGTTTCATTTTTCTCTTAGTTTGATACTGAATCTCTTTCTCATACGTAGGTGACTTTTTATTCATCATTGATATTATTGGGTTCAATTAATTTA
Proteins encoded in this window:
- the LOC104249922 gene encoding uncharacterized protein: MLLGLKFVPREQVEKAKDESLDDSRKQRRKSGHKKERERKKKKKFRSTSSDDDDLEKIRARSKKKKWYASDDDLSSYSDGSGSESSSDYERKSSSRKTSKKRRGKDGKSKERNRRSSSESESEKRKRSKKDRHIRSEDDELEDNLLDNGTGGSKSRNDHELLRREIGLDWMLRPKDNVDKIPEPASNCSAEEAPAEEVIKVNPRELNPYLKDGGGGYPDDSEGTNTGGSQLLSTAVIGDGGASWRLKALRRAQEQADREGRKLDEVAAERWGSLGQLAVSVASGKAAPTRAHLHAINDRRRGLMDDKEAVADKRNQTYARKDASAGHSKMRMPNPKNSLSWRKEKNQNISNADPGLIATAISSVNKFSNDGNFMREFMHEKSGDPSRARDSSNPRFGVSESKPDLPIYEKTSEDRTNIKPALTANQLAAKVMQLRMRGMHDEAEKLLKDAEEMKMKQTANDVSSRPPIHGSTSRYVMHGLSARQNKKMEDADVHLAQKIVQNKQYSTYGQADDEYDYDDGPRRKSRKKVGMENQKSLEVAHHARRVLTQQERCQFCFENPTRPKHLVVAIANFTYLSLPVWQPIVPGHCCILTMQHESATRSLDDNVWEEFRNFKKCLIMMFAKQEKDLIFLETVMGLARQKRHCLIECIPMPKEVAKQGPLYFKKAIDEAEDEWSQHNAKKLIDTSVKGLRSSIPKDFPYFHVEFGLNKGFVHVIDDETQFNSSFGLNVVRGMLKLPPEDMHQQRRKRESVETQRQAVASFIRDWQPFDWTKQLD
- the LOC104249924 gene encoding putative F-box protein At3g20705, producing MSKKKVQKRLAIKGETSIDVPTDTIFFILTRLPVKSLLRFKSVSKAWNAIICDDEFTKIHHHQTKALGRKKLLVQRPTGYFNFRDLENPQLILMERQLFPLKRLQQCAEIMCSCDGLVLIKDHKSYNEYVLWNPSTTKYRVLELCPYLNLDNECPKACGLCNDSNLDDYKVIVICKLFYVVYSLNKGCWKRKQVSLVHFYQLLVIAIGGLALKVVENGEIFFHGQSMNQLVIYHPKQKQFVTVSLPDMSRDFKYKMATNVNDPLGNVIAGEEVDDVKDDEVPLVPQGQRRGR